A region from the Cryptosporangium arvum DSM 44712 genome encodes:
- a CDS encoding MarR family transcriptional regulator: MSTDDAVRELLLVMPRVIGRIKKIAVPEPLRSAELAPRHLSLLSLLLLDGPQTVSQLADRLEVAPTTVSLLVGDLSRKGVLDRREDETDRRRRIVDIASDVRPAVEAWLQPGAAAWRTALAPLSPAEQRLVVDTFLAYEAATGVTAEGV; the protein is encoded by the coding sequence GTGTCAACGGATGACGCCGTCCGGGAGCTGCTGCTCGTGATGCCGCGGGTCATCGGTCGCATCAAGAAGATTGCGGTGCCCGAGCCGCTCCGCTCCGCCGAGTTGGCTCCCCGGCACCTTTCGCTGCTGTCGTTGCTGCTGCTCGACGGTCCGCAGACGGTGTCCCAGCTGGCCGACCGGCTCGAGGTGGCGCCGACGACGGTGAGCCTGCTCGTCGGTGACCTGAGCCGGAAAGGCGTGCTCGACCGGCGCGAAGACGAGACCGACCGGCGGCGTCGCATCGTCGACATCGCCTCCGACGTGCGGCCGGCGGTGGAGGCGTGGCTGCAGCCGGGCGCCGCGGCCTGGCGCACCGCGTTGGCGCCACTCAGCCCGGCGGAGCAGCGGCTGGTCGTCGACACGTTCCTGGCCTACGAAGCGGCGACCGGAGTCACAGCCGAGGGCGTCTGA
- a CDS encoding DUF664 domain-containing protein encodes MVEPPIAGTEAETWLGSLDRQRATFAWKCSGLDAAGLNATVGASTMTLGGLLKHLALVEDQYFTVRLRGGDYPAVWESYDGDGWEWRSAADDSPEDLRALWEGAVARSREAVAAALAEGGVDQLTKWKSDSGAQPSLRRVLADLVEEYARHVGHADLIREGVDGLVGEDPPSP; translated from the coding sequence ATGGTAGAGCCTCCGATCGCGGGGACGGAGGCCGAGACGTGGCTCGGCTCGCTCGACCGGCAGCGGGCCACGTTCGCCTGGAAGTGCAGCGGTCTCGACGCGGCCGGCCTGAACGCGACCGTCGGTGCGTCCACGATGACGCTCGGCGGCCTGCTCAAGCACCTCGCGCTGGTCGAAGACCAGTACTTCACCGTGCGATTGCGCGGCGGCGACTACCCCGCGGTCTGGGAGTCCTACGACGGTGACGGCTGGGAGTGGCGCTCGGCGGCCGACGACTCGCCCGAGGACCTGCGTGCGCTGTGGGAGGGAGCGGTCGCCCGGTCCCGGGAGGCGGTCGCCGCCGCGTTGGCCGAGGGTGGCGTCGACCAGCTGACGAAGTGGAAGTCCGACAGCGGGGCGCAGCCGAGCCTGCGCCGGGTCCTCGCCGACCTGGTCGAGGAGTACGCGCGCCACGTCGGGCACGCCGACCTGATCCGCGAAGGCGTCGACGGTCTGGTCGGTGAAGACCCGCCTAGTCCGTGA
- a CDS encoding VOC family protein, translated as MTGVGRLEVIAFDAPDIGKLASFYEELAGWRVVRTDSDWVAMRTPEDKEVAFQRAPDHVPPQWPGQERPQQFHLDLLVDGYEQAAKRAVELGATHLADGATWITIADPAGHPFDICQRDGVGPAMDLYAVTIDAPDASALAAFYAAVTGMEVTYDGEYGAQITGAGHRGVEYNVMFQPVADFTPPQWPDPQHPQQAHLDIAVESVAEAEPRVVELGATLVNRDANGFTVFADPAGHPFCLTVP; from the coding sequence ATGACTGGAGTGGGACGTCTGGAAGTAATCGCCTTCGACGCGCCTGACATCGGCAAGCTCGCGTCGTTCTACGAGGAACTCGCCGGCTGGCGGGTCGTCCGCACCGATTCCGACTGGGTCGCGATGCGGACTCCCGAAGACAAAGAGGTCGCCTTTCAGCGGGCGCCCGACCACGTGCCGCCGCAGTGGCCCGGCCAGGAGCGTCCGCAGCAGTTCCATCTCGACCTGCTCGTCGACGGGTACGAGCAGGCCGCGAAACGGGCGGTCGAGCTGGGGGCGACGCACCTGGCCGACGGCGCGACGTGGATCACGATCGCCGATCCGGCCGGGCACCCGTTCGACATCTGTCAGCGCGACGGAGTGGGCCCCGCGATGGACCTCTACGCGGTGACGATCGACGCACCCGACGCGTCCGCGCTCGCTGCCTTCTACGCCGCGGTCACCGGCATGGAGGTCACCTACGACGGGGAGTACGGCGCGCAGATCACCGGCGCCGGGCACCGCGGCGTCGAGTACAACGTCATGTTCCAGCCGGTCGCCGACTTCACGCCGCCGCAGTGGCCGGATCCGCAGCATCCCCAGCAGGCCCACCTCGACATCGCGGTGGAGAGCGTGGCCGAGGCCGAGCCGAGGGTCGTCGAGCTGGGCGCGACGCTGGTGAACCGGGACGCCAACGGCTTCACCGTGTTCGCCGACCCGGCCGGGCATCCCTTCTGTCTGACGGTGCCGTGA